One part of the Chryseobacterium sp. 7 genome encodes these proteins:
- a CDS encoding lipopolysaccharide biosynthesis protein: MSVVARQGFKYSIIGYIGFLLGTVSAIFIFPNDFEFYGKLRYILPTAEMLVPFVVLGISYSNVKFFHKVERDGKKQNMLSLSLLTVFINFIIFTVVFFILPYFYPKFRHSEAWKIKEMILPLILILSLCAIFNKYTSNYKRIVVSNIFDNLFPKIANLGAFCLFFFALSQNITAGTSQNIAFIFFFGIFFLMLLGYIYYTNKLEKIQLDFNTDYFKKNNFWKEFFNYSFFGFLGTFGNYLAINSFMIGEFMGMEEVGIYSVLYALISLISIPQLGLFNISAPIINKTLADGDMEELDRFHKKTSLTLYFLGAVLFSCIMVGFPYLTQFMPKNGTMLREYEPVVWIWGSAVLIDLATGFNGNIISLSKYYRFNILVMLLLAGLTIGLNYYFIKNTDLKLIGIALSTAISLTIYNVVKIVFNYIVFKVSPLTIEMIFVSIICTLAITVAIVLPNFNSNLLNLMYKPTVVLILIYIGNYFTKIFPVEDYLNMRFIKSVFKIK; encoded by the coding sequence ATGAGTGTAGTAGCGAGACAAGGCTTCAAATATTCCATTATCGGTTATATTGGTTTTTTGCTGGGCACCGTTTCCGCAATATTCATATTTCCGAATGATTTTGAATTTTACGGAAAGCTGCGTTACATTCTTCCAACGGCCGAGATGCTCGTTCCTTTTGTTGTGTTGGGTATTTCTTATTCGAATGTGAAATTTTTTCACAAAGTGGAAAGAGATGGTAAAAAGCAGAATATGCTGTCACTATCTTTACTGACTGTTTTTATCAACTTTATTATTTTCACGGTGGTATTTTTTATACTTCCCTATTTTTACCCGAAATTCAGGCATTCAGAAGCATGGAAAATCAAGGAGATGATTCTTCCTCTGATTCTAATCCTCTCATTGTGTGCTATTTTCAACAAATACACTTCCAATTATAAAAGAATTGTGGTTTCCAATATTTTTGATAACCTGTTTCCGAAGATAGCCAATCTGGGAGCATTCTGTCTGTTTTTCTTTGCTTTATCACAGAATATTACGGCTGGTACATCACAGAATATTGCATTTATTTTCTTTTTTGGAATCTTCTTTTTAATGCTTTTAGGTTATATTTATTATACCAATAAACTGGAAAAAATTCAGCTGGATTTTAATACGGATTATTTCAAAAAAAATAACTTCTGGAAAGAGTTCTTTAATTACAGTTTCTTTGGATTTCTGGGAACTTTTGGAAATTATCTGGCGATCAACAGCTTTATGATTGGTGAATTTATGGGGATGGAAGAAGTAGGAATCTACTCTGTTTTATATGCTCTGATTTCATTGATTTCTATTCCACAGCTTGGATTATTTAATATTTCGGCTCCTATTATCAACAAAACGCTGGCAGACGGAGATATGGAAGAACTGGACAGATTTCATAAGAAAACATCTTTAACCTTATATTTCCTTGGCGCTGTTTTATTTTCCTGTATTATGGTAGGTTTTCCTTACCTGACACAGTTTATGCCAAAAAACGGAACCATGCTGAGAGAATATGAACCTGTAGTCTGGATCTGGGGTTCTGCAGTATTGATAGACCTTGCAACAGGATTCAACGGGAATATTATTTCACTTTCAAAATATTACAGATTCAATATTCTGGTCATGCTTTTACTGGCCGGATTAACCATAGGACTGAACTATTATTTCATTAAAAATACAGATCTGAAACTAATCGGAATTGCTTTATCTACAGCCATTTCCCTTACGATTTATAATGTTGTAAAAATCGTTTTCAATTATATTGTCTTTAAAGTTTCGCCTTTGACTATTGAAATGATTTTTGTCTCTATCATCTGTACTTTAGCCATTACTGTTGCAATCGTTCTTCCGAACTTCAACAGCAATCTGCTTAATCTTATGTACAAACCGACAGTTGTTTTGATCCTGATCTACATTGGAAATTACTTCACCAAGATTTTCCCGGTTGAAGACTATCTGAATATGAGGTTTATTAAAAGCGTATTTAAGATTAAATAA